A window of the Nitrososphaerota archaeon genome harbors these coding sequences:
- a CDS encoding alkaline phosphatase family protein, which translates to MIKRLLPTVVIVLLLTSVVSASTSSLAITSNANVVAFAPMNHKFDYVVVILMENQALNSIMQGSSSPFMKGLANNFSLATHYTGVAHPSLPNYLALLSGQPFINWATADCGPTGDTGMCTANNATNLVDRLEAHHLTWKAYVEDYPANVTKARSSGGCYLAEEGPGNFIARHVPFLYFNDIIDSPARCSRVVPANSVMSTSQETDDLFLKDLNSVSTASNFMWLTPNLLDDMHDSTAAFGNKYLSNVVPQILNSTLFRTQNAALFVVFDEGVNPYPSDLIYAVWAGPHVKTGYRSSVQYSQYSFLATIEQNWGLHPFTSNDVNAPSMFEFFN; encoded by the coding sequence TTGATCAAGAGACTACTCCCCACAGTGGTCATCGTCCTGCTCCTTACTTCAGTCGTATCTGCATCCACGTCTTCGTTGGCAATCACGAGCAACGCGAACGTGGTGGCGTTCGCCCCCATGAACCACAAGTTCGACTACGTCGTCGTGATTCTGATGGAAAACCAGGCCCTGAATTCGATCATGCAAGGCTCGTCATCCCCCTTCATGAAAGGCCTCGCAAACAACTTCTCCCTGGCGACCCACTATACTGGGGTAGCCCATCCAAGCCTTCCCAACTACCTCGCTCTTCTGTCCGGGCAACCTTTCATCAACTGGGCCACCGCTGACTGCGGACCGACCGGGGACACGGGCATGTGCACGGCCAACAACGCCACGAATTTGGTTGACAGACTTGAAGCCCACCACCTGACCTGGAAGGCCTACGTGGAAGACTACCCTGCGAATGTTACGAAGGCCCGTTCGTCCGGGGGATGCTACCTGGCAGAAGAGGGACCTGGCAACTTCATCGCCAGGCATGTCCCCTTCCTCTACTTCAACGACATCATAGACAGCCCCGCACGCTGCTCAAGGGTCGTCCCAGCCAATTCAGTGATGAGCACCAGCCAGGAGACCGACGACTTGTTCCTGAAGGATCTGAATTCGGTCTCAACCGCTTCGAACTTCATGTGGCTCACCCCGAACCTGCTCGACGATATGCACGATTCCACGGCCGCCTTCGGTAACAAGTACCTCTCTAATGTCGTCCCTCAGATTCTGAACAGTACCCTGTTCAGAACACAGAACGCAGCTCTGTTTGTCGTCTTCGACGAAGGGGTCAACCCCTACCCGTCCGACTTGATCTACGCAGTCTGGGCCGGCCCGCACGTGAAGACGGGGTACCGGTCCTCGGTCCAATATTCGCAATATTCGTTCCTGGCCACCATCGAGCAGAACTGGGGCCTTCACCCGTTCACTTCCAACGACGTCAACGCGCCGAGCATGTTCGAGTTCTTCAACTAG